The following nucleotide sequence is from Buchnera aphidicola (Schlechtendalia peitan).
AATACACAAAATCGTAATGATAAAGAAATAAGAAATTTAAAGAAAAATTGGAAGATAGAACATGATCTTGTTTTACAGTCTGGTGGCTTGCATATTATAGGTACAGAAAGACATGAATCTAGAAGAATCGATAATCAATTAAGGGGTCGATCTGGTCGTCAAGGTGATGCAGGTTCATCTCGATTTTATTTATCTATGGAAGATTCTTTAATGCGAATTTTTTCTTCTGATAGAATCATTAAAGTTATGAAAGCGTTAGGAATGAAAAATGGTGAAGCTATTACTCATCCTTTTGTAACTAAAGCAATTTCTAATGCTCAAAAAAAAGTAGAAAATAGAAACTTTGACATTCGTAAGCAATTATTAGAATATGATGATGTTACTAATGAACAACGACGAATTATTTATTATCAAAGGAATTGTATAATCGATTCTGAAGATATTAGTAGTGTCATTAGAAGAATTTTTTATGATGTGTTTGTTGATGTTGTTAATAAATATATTAAAAAGAATTCATTGAAAGAGACATGGAAAATATCTGAATTAGAAGTATGTTTACTTAATGATTTTGATTTATCTTGTTCAATTATTAAGTGGTTAGAATCTAGTCGTAAATTATGTATAGAAGATTTAATTAAAAAGATATTAAAATGTTCTGATGTACATTATGAAAATAAGAAGAAAATTTTTGGATTAGATAATATACAACAATTAGAAAAGTCCATTACAATTGAAATATTGGATACGTTTTGGAAGGAACATTTATTTTCTATGGACTATTTGCGTCAAGGTATTCATTTAAGAGGATATGCACAAAAACATCCACAACAAGAATATAAAAAAGAATCTTTTTTAATGTTTACATCTATGTTGGAATTGTTAAAATATGAGATTGTTTCTACTTTGTGCAAAATTAATTTATATACTAAAACTGTTGAAATATAGATGTATTTTTTAAAATTATTTATGTTTTTTTAATGGTATATTTGTAAAATAGTTTTTATTTAATATATATGTAATCGTTTGCATTAATATGTCTAGTTTTTTCAATTTTATGAAATATTTTTTAAATTAAGTTATTAGATAATTTTAAATAATATTTGTTCAATTTTTGAATGTTTTTTTTTATAGTACTTATTTTTTTTGTATTGTTTATAATATCGTCTGCAATTAAAAGACGTTCTAAACGAGTTGCTTGAGAAGAAATAATTGATTTAACTTGTATTATGTTAATGTTATCACGTTGTATGGTTCTTGCTATTTGTGTTTTTACAGGTACATCTACTAATAAGATTCTATTAGCATATTTACATAAGTTCGTTTCGATTAATAATGGTACTACCCATAAGCACCATGGGTCCTCAATGATTTTTAATTGTTTTTTCATTATTTCAATGATAATAGGGTGTAATAGATTTTCTAACCATATTTTTTTTGCTTTATTAGAGAATATGTCAGTTTTTAGACGTTTTCTATCAATTAATTGATGCGTATTCAAAATTTTTATTCCAAATTTTTCTAAAATTTTATGTATGATATTTTGATCATGTTTTAAAATATTTCTTGTGATTGTATCAGCGTCAATTACTTTTATACCAATACTTTTAAATAAATTAGATATAGTAGTTTTTCCGCTACCAATCCCTCCAATAAGAGCTACAATGTAAGTCATAAATTTTAAATTCTAAAAGAATATATATTTAACTAAAAATTTTGAAAACATATTTTATTATGTATTAAAAAAGTTTATTGTAAACTAGTTTTTATTAAAATAGGAAATGTTTTCATTTGAAAATAGAGATCATTAATTTATGCGTATTGAAGAAGATGTTAAATTGGGATTTAAAGACGTTCTTATACGTCCAAAACGTTCTATATTAAAAAGTAGATTACAAGTTGATCTTACTCGAAATTTTGTTTTTAAAAACTCAGGAAAATCGTGGACAGGTATCCCGTTAATTGCATCTAATATGGATACTATAGGAACATTTCGTATGTTACAAGTATTAGCGTCTTTTCATATATTAACTGCAGTACATAAATATTATTCTTATGTACAGTGGAGAAATTTTATTTATAGTGTTTCTGATACTATGTTAAAGTATGTCATTGTTTCTACTGGTATGTCAGAAAGCGATTTTATAAAATTAAAAAAAATTTTTTCTTTGTCATCTAAGCTTCAATATATTTGTATAGATGTTGCTAATGGTTATACTGAACAATTTGTTTCTTTTTTAAAGAAAGTCAGAGAATATTTTCCAGATAAAATTATTTGTGCAGGAAATGTAGTTACAGGTGAAATGGTTGAAGAATTAATTTTATCTGGTGCTGATATAGTTAAAGTAGGTATTGGTTCTGGATCTGTGTGTACTACACGAATAAAAACTGCGATTGGATATCCTCAGTTATCTGCTGTAATTGAATGTTCAGATGCTGCTCATGGATTAGGTGGACAAATTATAAGTGATGGTGGTTGTATTGTATCAGGAGATATAGCAAAAGCATTTGGAGGAGGATCAGATTTTGTTATGTTAGGTGGAATGTTAGCAGGTCATGATGAGTGTGAAGGATTAATTTGTGAAGAAAATAAAAAAAAATATATGATTTTTTATGGTATGAGTTCTAAATCTGCAATGGATCGTTATATTGGAGGTGTAGCTGGATATAAAGCTGTAGAAGGAAAATCAGTAAAATTATTGTTTCGCGGGACAGTTGATAAAACTATACGAGATATTTTAGGAGGATTACGTTCGACATGCACTTATGTAGGAGCTTCGAGTTTAAAAGAATTAACAAAACGTACAACGTTTATAAAAGTTTCTGAGCAAGAGAATAAAATATTTAATAAAGAAGAGATATGAAATATATTTTAAAATATATAGAAGCAAATTAGATAAATTTTATATGTACACAACAGCATTTCAACGTATTTTACTGCTATAAATAATTAATTAATATCAATTGTTCATTCAATTCATTACATTTTCAAAACTATATTTCATGAGGTTTAATTTGTTTATATTTAATGTAAATCCATAAGATGTATAAATAATTGTCATATTATGATTAATATTAATTTCTTTTTTGGTAGTTATTTTATGATTTTTCAATGCTTATTAGACATATAATATTATTTTAAACAATTATGTTTATATAGTAAGTTTGTATTTATCTTATGTTTTTGAATATGTTAAATATATTTAATTTTGATCTTTTATTTAATTTTTAAAAAATTTTAATTTTGTTAACTCTTTTAAAATTAATTTTAACAATTATATTATTTATATTGTGTATTGTTAAAATATTATTGTTTTTATTGTTATGCTTTACAATTTTAAGAACAAATATTCTAATATTTTGTTTTAATCATAATAGTAGTAAATAAGTTAACAAGTAGACTATTGATGTAACTTGTGAGGAGCTTTTTATATGATAAAATCGTTATATAATGATATTGATCCAATTGAAACAGATGATTGGATACAAGGAATTGAATCAATTATTCGTGAAGAAGGTATTGAACGAGCGAATTTCATCGTTCATTCTGTTATTACAAGATTAGAAAAAGAAAATGTAAAAATTTTAAAAAATGAGATAATTAGTGATTACATTAATACTATATCTGTTTTGGAAGAGCCAACATATCCAGGAAATTTATCTTTAGAATACAAAATATATTCTGTAATAAGATGGAATGCAATAATGATTGTTCTTCGTGCATCTAAAAAACAATTAGATTTAGGTGGTCATTTGTCTTCTTTTCAATCAGCAGCAGCAATCTATGAAGTATGTTTTAATCACTTTTTTCGCGCACATAATAAAAATGATAGTGGGGATTTAGTATATTTTCAAGGACATATTTCTCCAGGAATTTATGCTCGTGCATTTGTTGAAGGAAGAATAAATGAAAAACAATTAGATAATTTCAGACAAGAAGTAAATGGAAATGGTCTTCCTTCTTATCCACATCCAAAATGTATGCCTAATTTTTGGCAATTTCCTACAGTATCTATGGGGCTCGGTCCATTATGTGCTATTTATCAAGCAAAGTTTTTAAAATATTTACATAACAGAGGTTTAAAAAATACTACTAATCAAAAGGTATATGCTTTTTTAGGAGATGGAGAAATGGATGAGCCAGAATCTAAAGGAGCTATTTCTATTGCTTGTCGCGAAAAATTAGATAATTTAGTATTTGTTGTAAATTGCAATTTGCAAAGATTAGATGGCCCGGTTGTAGGAAATGGGAAAATTATTAATGAATTAGAAAGTACTTTTAAAGGTGCCGGTTGGGAAGTAATTAAAGTGATTTGGGGAAGTGAATGGGATGTATTATTGAAAAGGGATACGTCAGGAAAATTAGTACAATTAATGAATGAAACTTTAGATGGTGATTATCAGACATTTAAATCTAAAAATGGTGCTTATGTAAGGAAATATTTTTTTGGAAGATATAAAGAGACAATGAATTTGGTAAAGGATATGACAGACGAACAAATTTGGAATTTAAATAGAGGAGGACATGATTTTAAAAAGATTTATGCTGCTTTTTCTAAAGCTAATACTATTTTAGGAAAACCAGTAATAATATTAATGCATACAATAAAAGGCTATGGACTTGGTAGTATTGCAGAAGGCAAAAATATTGCTCATCAACTTAAAAAGATGGATATGAAAGATATTTATTATATTCGTGATAATTTTTGTATTTCAGTAGAAGACCAAGATCTTAGTTCTTTACCTTATATTACTTTTAATACTAATAGTGAAGAATATAAATATTTACATGATCGTAGAAAACAATTAGGAGGATATATTCCTTATCGTTTCTCTAAATTTACCGAAAATCTTAAATTACCAAAACTGAGTGATTTTGAATCGTTATTAAACGAGCAAAAGAAAA
It contains:
- the coaE gene encoding dephospho-CoA kinase (Dephospho-CoA kinase (CoaE) performs the final step in coenzyme A biosynthesis.) — translated: MTYIVALIGGIGSGKTTISNLFKSIGIKVIDADTITRNILKHDQNIIHKILEKFGIKILNTHQLIDRKRLKTDIFSNKAKKIWLENLLHPIIIEIMKKQLKIIEDPWCLWVVPLLIETNLCKYANRILLVDVPVKTQIARTIQRDNINIIQVKSIISSQATRLERLLIADDIINNTKKISTIKKNIQKLNKYYLKLSNNLI
- a CDS encoding GMP reductase → MRIEEDVKLGFKDVLIRPKRSILKSRLQVDLTRNFVFKNSGKSWTGIPLIASNMDTIGTFRMLQVLASFHILTAVHKYYSYVQWRNFIYSVSDTMLKYVIVSTGMSESDFIKLKKIFSLSSKLQYICIDVANGYTEQFVSFLKKVREYFPDKIICAGNVVTGEMVEELILSGADIVKVGIGSGSVCTTRIKTAIGYPQLSAVIECSDAAHGLGGQIISDGGCIVSGDIAKAFGGGSDFVMLGGMLAGHDECEGLICEENKKKYMIFYGMSSKSAMDRYIGGVAGYKAVEGKSVKLLFRGTVDKTIRDILGGLRSTCTYVGASSLKELTKRTTFIKVSEQENKIFNKEEI
- the aceE gene encoding pyruvate dehydrogenase (acetyl-transferring), homodimeric type encodes the protein MIKSLYNDIDPIETDDWIQGIESIIREEGIERANFIVHSVITRLEKENVKILKNEIISDYINTISVLEEPTYPGNLSLEYKIYSVIRWNAIMIVLRASKKQLDLGGHLSSFQSAAAIYEVCFNHFFRAHNKNDSGDLVYFQGHISPGIYARAFVEGRINEKQLDNFRQEVNGNGLPSYPHPKCMPNFWQFPTVSMGLGPLCAIYQAKFLKYLHNRGLKNTTNQKVYAFLGDGEMDEPESKGAISIACREKLDNLVFVVNCNLQRLDGPVVGNGKIINELESTFKGAGWEVIKVIWGSEWDVLLKRDTSGKLVQLMNETLDGDYQTFKSKNGAYVRKYFFGRYKETMNLVKDMTDEQIWNLNRGGHDFKKIYAAFSKANTILGKPVIILMHTIKGYGLGSIAEGKNIAHQLKKMDMKDIYYIRDNFCISVEDQDLSSLPYITFNTNSEEYKYLHDRRKQLGGYIPYRFSKFTENLKLPKLSDFESLLNEQKKKISTTIAFVRILNIILKNIFIKERIVPIIADEARTFGMEGLFRQIGIYNIHGQRYVPQDQEQLAYYREDKKGQILQEGISELGAFSSWLAAATSYSTNNFPMIPFYIYYSIFGFQRIGDICWAAGDQQARGFLIGGTSGRTTLNGEGLQHGDGHSHIQALTIPNCVSYNPAYSYELAVIIQDGLNRMYGDAQENIYYYITTLNENYSMPAMPIGSEEGIRRGIYKLKSVGNTKIKVQLLGSGSILQCVCKASEILLNQYNISSDIYSVTSFTELARNGQDCERWNLLHPTTKNKKIPYISKIIHDLPTIAVTDYMKLFAEQVRAYIPGISYYVLGTDGFGRSDSRKNLRQYFEIDEYYIVLASLVELSKINNFDKNNIIDAISQFNIDISKVNPRLA